From Marinobacterium sp. LSUCC0821, a single genomic window includes:
- a CDS encoding alkaline phosphatase PhoX, translating to MKSVRYSLLALAVASATANAVEIHRYATVPLGAEVTGMAMVKDDLFFNVQHPEIDNKTINLATVGYVANADFSQKLELPQGLAKETVTVAGGNYGIIGQSGVNGLGLLKRKDGSQYEASDDPDFNGFIPTNDAQTEGYLFTNWENTPGGMSRMFIKREGNAWVAKKVEMLDFTSVGGTWINCAGSVSPWGTPISSEELYWDNTADWFNPKAEEWDGVASYNKYAGTQTNPYRVGWNVEITDPKGKATPRKLTTLGRFSHENVSVMNDQKTVYQSDDGTNTVFFKFVADKAADLTAGTLYAAKASTNKDESLNIEWVKLAHGTKAQIDTWVAEYDKGGFISDEEIADWAAGNAKDDRVAFLESRKAAAAKGASNEFRKMEVVRADAAGKNLYMAMSEVAKGMSDGKGDVQVTENKCGIVYHMGLDANFNVSKMTPWVVGKPEGKVCSTEGISNPDNLWPLGNGVVLIGEDTSKHENNMIWVARD from the coding sequence ATGAAATCTGTTCGTTATTCACTTCTAGCTCTTGCTGTAGCAAGCGCAACTGCAAACGCTGTTGAAATTCACCGTTACGCAACTGTGCCGCTTGGTGCAGAAGTAACTGGTATGGCGATGGTTAAAGATGATCTATTCTTTAACGTGCAGCACCCAGAGATCGATAACAAGACGATTAATCTTGCTACTGTAGGCTACGTTGCTAACGCAGATTTCAGCCAGAAACTTGAACTACCTCAGGGCTTGGCAAAAGAGACTGTAACTGTTGCTGGTGGTAACTACGGAATCATCGGTCAGTCAGGTGTGAATGGTCTAGGCCTACTTAAGCGTAAAGATGGCTCACAGTACGAAGCTTCTGATGATCCAGACTTCAACGGTTTCATCCCAACAAATGATGCTCAAACTGAAGGCTACCTATTCACTAACTGGGAAAACACACCGGGTGGTATGAGCCGCATGTTCATCAAGCGTGAAGGTAACGCTTGGGTCGCTAAGAAAGTTGAGATGCTAGATTTCACGTCTGTGGGTGGTACTTGGATCAACTGTGCAGGTTCTGTAAGCCCATGGGGAACACCAATTTCATCTGAAGAGCTTTACTGGGATAACACTGCAGACTGGTTTAACCCTAAGGCTGAAGAGTGGGATGGCGTTGCTTCCTACAATAAATATGCAGGTACTCAGACTAACCCATACCGTGTAGGTTGGAACGTTGAGATCACTGATCCAAAAGGCAAAGCAACACCTCGTAAGTTGACCACACTTGGTCGTTTCTCTCACGAAAACGTTTCTGTAATGAATGATCAGAAAACGGTTTACCAGTCTGATGATGGCACCAATACCGTATTCTTTAAGTTTGTTGCTGACAAAGCTGCAGACCTAACTGCAGGTACGCTTTACGCTGCTAAAGCTTCAACCAACAAAGATGAATCACTGAATATTGAGTGGGTTAAACTGGCTCATGGTACAAAAGCTCAGATCGATACTTGGGTAGCTGAGTACGATAAGGGTGGTTTCATTTCTGATGAAGAGATCGCAGATTGGGCTGCAGGTAATGCAAAAGATGATCGCGTAGCCTTCCTCGAGTCTCGTAAAGCAGCTGCAGCTAAAGGTGCATCAAACGAATTCCGTAAGATGGAAGTCGTGCGCGCAGATGCTGCAGGCAAAAATCTCTACATGGCTATGTCTGAAGTTGCTAAAGGTATGAGCGATGGTAAAGGCGACGTCCAGGTTACCGAGAACAAATGTGGCATCGTTTACCACATGGGTCTAGATGCTAACTTCAACGTATCTAAGATGACCCCTTGGGTTGTTGGAAAGCCAGAAGGAAAAGTGTGTTCTACGGAAGGTATCTCAAACCCTGACAACCTATGGCCTCTTGGTAACGGTGTTGTGCTGATTGGTGAAGATACATCTAAACATGAGAACAACATGATCTGGGTTGCTCGCGACTAA